Proteins from one Hymenobacter monticola genomic window:
- a CDS encoding LytR/AlgR family response regulator transcription factor produces the protein MLNILIVEDELRPARALQRLLQEVRPDAQVVAHLEFVADTVTWLQENPTPDLIFMDIHLSDGSSFEIFRRVEVTCPVIFVTAYDEHAMEAFQVNGIDYLLKPITRDNLERGLQKFDALKRHYASTAPPLVGAIPNLPELLRTMQQLSGKATYKTSWLVPHKTKLLPIATSEVAHFVIRHGSVHLTTLAGQQYAIDSTLDELETQVDPQQFFRANRQVLFARASVTALEPYYGNRMVVHLQPVTAEEVIVPKLRVAELRRWVGGS, from the coding sequence GTGTTGAACATTCTGATAGTCGAAGATGAGCTGCGTCCGGCCCGGGCGCTCCAGCGCCTGCTGCAAGAAGTGCGCCCCGACGCGCAGGTAGTGGCCCATCTGGAATTCGTAGCCGATACCGTGACCTGGCTGCAGGAAAACCCTACCCCCGACCTGATATTCATGGACATCCACTTGTCGGACGGCAGCAGCTTTGAGATATTCCGGCGCGTAGAAGTCACCTGCCCGGTCATCTTCGTCACGGCCTACGATGAGCACGCCATGGAGGCCTTCCAGGTCAACGGCATCGACTACCTGCTCAAGCCCATCACCCGCGATAATCTAGAGCGCGGCCTGCAGAAGTTCGATGCCCTCAAACGGCACTACGCCAGTACCGCCCCGCCCCTGGTCGGGGCCATTCCCAATTTGCCTGAACTGCTGCGCACCATGCAGCAGCTCAGCGGCAAAGCCACCTACAAGACCAGCTGGCTGGTGCCTCACAAAACCAAACTGCTGCCCATCGCCACCAGCGAGGTGGCCCACTTCGTTATTCGGCACGGCTCGGTTCACCTCACCACGCTGGCCGGGCAGCAATATGCCATCGACAGCACGCTCGACGAATTGGAGACGCAGGTAGACCCGCAGCAGTTTTTTCGGGCCAATCGGCAGGTCTTGTTCGCCCGCGCCAGCGTCACCGCCCTGGAACCGTACTATGGCAACCGCATGGTGGTGCACCTGCAGCCCGTTACGGCCGAGGAGGTCATCGTGCCCAAGCTTCGGGTAGCCGAGCTCCGCCGGTGGGTGGGGGGCAGCTAA
- a CDS encoding sensor histidine kinase yields MNQSLPSSAVSQPSVPRPGTARAEAPVMFSRQTYRRITLGISVAFALLVLPAAAVQRQHTTIWELLLLFINAVLYFQVQFWVNYLLRYVNNPVQRWLSNQPLWVDRLLRAVIIAIMFTLYIVARNYVDSFLGINMETTSLRIRVILSQILTAVGLSFQLAIELVESGRYLTIENESLKREQLQARYESLKQQLSPHFLFNSLSTLGELIYDEPAAAALFVEEMAQVYRYLLRYGEQMAVPLRDEVSFLRSYFYLLQMRFGDGIKLEMDLPAEVLDRQVPPLALQLLMENAVKHNTVSRRQPLLVRVDFVAPATLRVRNTRVPRLVPEPSSGIGLSNLTNRVRMLNQQSLLVEQTDDEFSVYIPLPA; encoded by the coding sequence ATGAACCAGTCACTTCCGTCTTCCGCCGTCAGCCAGCCCAGCGTCCCGCGGCCCGGCACGGCCCGCGCCGAGGCCCCGGTGATGTTCTCGCGGCAAACGTACCGGCGCATCACCCTGGGCATCTCCGTCGCCTTTGCCCTGCTGGTACTGCCAGCGGCGGCTGTGCAGCGCCAGCACACCACCATTTGGGAATTGCTGCTGCTGTTCATCAATGCGGTGCTGTATTTCCAGGTGCAATTCTGGGTGAACTATCTGCTGCGCTACGTTAACAACCCCGTGCAGCGCTGGCTCAGCAACCAGCCGCTTTGGGTCGACCGCCTCCTGCGCGCGGTCATTATTGCCATCATGTTCACGCTCTACATTGTCGCCCGCAACTACGTTGACAGCTTTCTGGGAATAAATATGGAAACCACCTCGCTGCGCATAAGGGTGATTCTCTCCCAGATTCTAACGGCCGTGGGATTGTCCTTTCAGCTCGCCATTGAGTTGGTCGAAAGTGGCCGTTATCTGACCATCGAGAATGAATCGTTGAAGCGTGAGCAATTGCAAGCCCGCTACGAGAGCCTCAAGCAGCAGCTGAGCCCCCATTTTTTGTTTAACTCACTCTCCACGCTGGGCGAGCTGATTTACGACGAGCCGGCCGCCGCCGCGCTCTTTGTGGAAGAAATGGCCCAGGTGTACCGCTATTTGCTCCGCTACGGCGAGCAGATGGCCGTGCCGCTCCGCGACGAGGTCAGCTTTCTGCGGTCTTATTTCTACCTGCTCCAGATGCGCTTTGGGGACGGCATTAAGCTGGAAATGGACCTGCCGGCCGAGGTACTGGACCGGCAGGTGCCGCCGCTGGCCCTGCAGCTACTCATGGAGAATGCCGTGAAGCACAACACCGTGAGCCGCCGCCAGCCGCTGCTGGTACGCGTCGATTTCGTGGCCCCGGCCACGCTGCGCGTGCGCAATACCCGCGTTCCGCGCCTCGTGCCCGAGCCCAGCAGCGGCATTGGCCTGAGCAATCTGACCAACCGCGTGCGGATGCTCAACCAGCAGAGCCTATTGGTGGAGCAGACCGACGACGAGTTTTCCGTATACATTCCCTTACCTGCTTAG
- a CDS encoding acyl carrier protein: MLADVSYSPAPTKVLEQQVLCIISKRKAIKTARLRRSASLSRDLHFDTVDVVDIILELERNFHLTVPDEVPFYTVGDFVRYVVGCRASA; this comes from the coding sequence ATGTTAGCCGACGTTTCTTATTCTCCCGCGCCCACCAAAGTCCTGGAGCAGCAAGTATTGTGTATCATCAGCAAGCGCAAGGCCATCAAGACCGCGCGGCTGCGGCGCTCGGCCAGCCTCAGCCGCGACCTGCACTTCGACACGGTCGATGTGGTCGACATCATCCTGGAGCTGGAGCGTAATTTCCACCTCACGGTGCCCGACGAGGTACCCTTTTACACGGTGGGCGATTTCGTGCGCTACGTAGTGGGCTGCCGCGCCTCGGCCTAG
- a CDS encoding efflux RND transporter permease subunit: MQDLEKEFGPTSWSINNKTSIYIITLLLTVAGIFAYVKLGKEKFPDIVIPRIIVATVYPGTSPSDIENLVTRQLEKEIKGVNGVKKINSTSNQDYCILDIEFNSGVDVQYAKQLIKDAVDKASSELPNDLPSAPTVNEVNISEQPIMYVNLSGNLPASQLKKLADDFQDKIEALPEITRVDIVGALEQQVNVDLDLYKLQASQLSFSDIEGAIARENITISGGSIDVGTQKRAVRVAGQYVKADDIANIQVKNLRGASVRLGDIATVTDGFKDRESYASLEGQPSVTLNVVKRQGENLLDASDKIHQLVKDAEASTPKGLKITITGDASSQTRNTLNDLINTIIIGFLLVTLILMFFMGTTNALFVGLSVPLSMFLAFIMLPMFGFSLNMIVLFAFLLALGIVVDDAIVVIENTHRLLHEHPNLTTAQAAKYAAGEVFIPVLAGTLTTVAPFVPLLFWPGIVGSFMFFLPVTLILTLGASLIVAFIMNPVFAVSFMNREEHLDRVEKPQLTRNFLLGMGGILLVAVAGYLAGSTFLGNLMVTIIVFCFLDKYVFVYMIAGFQRSILPRFQNGYARLVEIVVGGTVWRQVAIMLSLVVLMVGSLLAVVARKPKVDFFPSGDPNFIYTYLRMPVGTRVEVTDSVTRELEKRVYKVIGRDNPDVESVITNVAIGAGDPSEASAAGTSQSHLGKVAVAFKELAERKGKTTGLYMDQIREAVKGIPGAEVSVDQEASGPPQGKPIAIEVSGDDYPKLAALSKKVERYIDSLKIGGIEDLRSDLQDRNPEISVGINRTRANREGISTAQIGQEVRTAVYGYEASKFKTPDDEYPIQVRYAKPYRDNIDAIMNAPLTFRDASGNVRQVPMSSIADITYGTTYGGIKRKDTKRIITISSNVLGGFTGPDVVANVTQALKSFPTPPGYTIKMGGAQEDQAETSNFLGVAALGAIALIFLVLVTQFNSVSKPVIILTEVLFSIIGVMLGLAITGMNISIVMTGVGVIALAGIVVKNGILLVEFTDMLRSQGMNLHDALVLAGRTRLNPVILTATAAILGLIPLAVGLNIDFYELFKSGHPHIFLGGESVVFWGPLAWTIIFGLAFATLVTLLVVPVMYLLNEKLRAKISGRHYNEPQPKAHAADHEEAEAATPAVLA, from the coding sequence ATGCAAGACCTTGAGAAGGAATTTGGACCCACCAGCTGGTCCATCAATAATAAAACCAGTATTTACATCATCACGCTGCTGCTGACGGTGGCCGGCATCTTTGCCTACGTCAAGCTGGGCAAGGAGAAATTCCCGGACATCGTGATTCCGCGCATCATCGTGGCCACGGTGTACCCCGGCACTTCGCCCTCCGACATCGAGAACCTGGTGACGCGCCAGCTCGAAAAGGAGATTAAGGGCGTGAACGGAGTAAAAAAAATCAACTCCACCTCCAACCAGGACTACTGTATTCTGGACATCGAGTTCAACTCGGGTGTGGATGTGCAGTACGCCAAGCAGCTCATCAAGGACGCCGTGGACAAGGCCAGCTCCGAGCTGCCCAACGACCTGCCCAGCGCCCCAACGGTGAACGAGGTGAACATTTCGGAGCAGCCCATCATGTACGTCAACCTGAGCGGCAACCTGCCGGCCTCGCAGCTCAAAAAGCTGGCCGACGACTTTCAGGACAAGATTGAGGCCCTGCCCGAAATCACCCGCGTCGACATCGTGGGGGCGCTGGAGCAGCAGGTGAACGTAGACTTGGACCTGTACAAGCTGCAAGCCTCGCAGCTGAGCTTCTCCGACATTGAGGGCGCCATCGCCCGCGAGAACATCACCATCTCGGGGGGCTCCATCGACGTGGGCACCCAGAAGCGGGCCGTGCGCGTAGCCGGCCAGTACGTGAAGGCCGACGACATCGCCAACATTCAGGTGAAAAACCTGCGCGGGGCCTCGGTGCGCCTCGGCGACATTGCCACCGTGACCGACGGCTTCAAGGACCGCGAGAGCTACGCCAGCCTCGAAGGCCAGCCCTCGGTGACGCTGAACGTGGTGAAGCGCCAGGGCGAAAACCTGCTCGATGCCTCGGACAAGATTCACCAGTTGGTAAAGGACGCGGAAGCCAGCACCCCCAAAGGCCTGAAAATCACCATTACCGGCGATGCTTCCAGCCAGACCCGCAATACCCTGAACGACCTGATTAACACCATCATCATCGGCTTTTTGCTGGTGACGCTGATTCTGATGTTCTTCATGGGCACCACCAACGCCCTGTTTGTGGGCCTCTCGGTGCCGCTGAGCATGTTCCTGGCCTTCATCATGCTGCCCATGTTCGGCTTCTCGCTGAACATGATTGTGCTCTTTGCCTTCCTGCTGGCCCTGGGCATCGTGGTCGATGACGCCATTGTGGTGATTGAAAATACCCACCGCCTGCTGCACGAGCACCCCAACTTGACCACGGCCCAGGCCGCCAAATATGCGGCCGGCGAGGTGTTCATCCCCGTGCTGGCCGGCACGCTCACCACGGTGGCCCCGTTCGTGCCGCTGCTGTTCTGGCCCGGCATCGTGGGCTCGTTCATGTTCTTTTTGCCCGTTACGCTCATCCTCACGCTGGGGGCCTCGCTCATCGTGGCTTTCATCATGAACCCGGTGTTTGCCGTGAGCTTCATGAACCGCGAAGAGCACCTCGACCGCGTGGAAAAGCCGCAGCTCACGCGCAATTTCCTGCTCGGGATGGGTGGCATTCTGCTGGTGGCCGTGGCCGGCTACCTGGCGGGCTCGACTTTTCTGGGCAATCTGATGGTGACCATCATCGTCTTCTGCTTCCTCGACAAGTACGTGTTCGTCTACATGATTGCCGGTTTCCAGCGCAGCATCCTGCCGCGTTTCCAGAACGGCTACGCCCGCCTGGTGGAAATTGTGGTAGGCGGCACGGTGTGGCGGCAGGTAGCCATCATGCTCAGCCTGGTGGTGCTGATGGTGGGCAGCCTGCTGGCCGTGGTGGCCCGCAAGCCCAAGGTGGACTTCTTCCCCTCGGGCGACCCCAACTTCATCTATACCTACCTGCGCATGCCGGTGGGCACCCGCGTGGAAGTCACCGACTCGGTGACCCGCGAGCTGGAAAAGCGCGTGTACAAGGTCATTGGCCGCGACAACCCCGACGTGGAATCGGTGATTACCAACGTCGCCATTGGCGCCGGCGACCCTTCCGAAGCTTCGGCGGCCGGCACCTCGCAGTCGCACTTGGGCAAGGTAGCCGTAGCCTTCAAGGAGCTGGCCGAGCGCAAAGGCAAAACGACTGGTCTGTACATGGACCAGATTCGGGAGGCTGTCAAGGGCATTCCGGGGGCCGAGGTATCGGTGGACCAGGAGGCCAGCGGCCCGCCCCAGGGCAAGCCCATTGCCATTGAGGTCAGCGGCGACGACTATCCCAAGCTGGCCGCGCTGAGCAAGAAAGTGGAGCGCTACATCGATTCGCTCAAAATCGGCGGCATCGAAGACCTGCGCTCCGACCTGCAGGACCGCAACCCCGAAATCAGCGTCGGCATCAACCGCACCCGCGCCAACCGCGAAGGCATCAGCACGGCCCAGATTGGGCAGGAAGTGCGCACGGCGGTGTACGGCTACGAGGCCAGCAAATTCAAGACCCCGGATGATGAGTACCCCATCCAGGTGCGCTACGCCAAGCCCTACCGCGACAACATCGACGCCATCATGAATGCGCCCCTGACCTTCCGCGATGCCAGCGGCAACGTGCGCCAGGTGCCCATGTCGTCCATCGCCGACATCACCTACGGCACGACCTACGGCGGCATCAAGCGCAAGGACACCAAGCGCATCATCACCATCAGCTCCAACGTGCTGGGTGGCTTTACTGGCCCCGACGTGGTGGCCAACGTGACGCAGGCGCTCAAGAGCTTCCCCACGCCGCCCGGCTACACCATCAAAATGGGCGGGGCGCAGGAAGACCAGGCCGAAACCAGCAACTTCCTGGGCGTAGCTGCCCTGGGTGCCATTGCCCTCATCTTCCTGGTGCTCGTCACGCAGTTCAACTCGGTGAGCAAGCCGGTCATCATCCTGACGGAAGTTTTGTTCTCCATCATCGGCGTGATGCTGGGCCTGGCCATCACGGGCATGAACATCAGCATCGTGATGACTGGGGTAGGGGTGATTGCCCTGGCGGGCATCGTGGTGAAGAACGGCATTCTGCTGGTCGAATTCACCGACATGCTGCGCTCGCAGGGCATGAACCTGCACGACGCCCTGGTGCTGGCCGGCCGCACCCGCCTCAACCCGGTCATCCTGACGGCCACGGCCGCCATTCTGGGCCTGATTCCGCTGGCCGTGGGCCTGAACATCGACTTCTATGAGCTCTTCAAGTCGGGCCACCCGCACATTTTCCTGGGCGGCGAGTCGGTGGTGTTCTGGGGCCCGCTGGCCTGGACCATCATCTTCGGCCTGGCCTTCGCCACGCTGGTCACGCTGCTGGTGGTGCCCGTGATGTACCTGCTCAATGAGAAGCTGCGCGCCAAAATCTCCGGCCGTCACTACAACGAGCCGCAGCCGAAGGCACACGCCGCCGACCACGAAGAAGCCGAAGCCGCTACGCCCGCTGTGCTGGCGTAA
- a CDS encoding efflux RND transporter periplasmic adaptor subunit, which produces MYSNPARYSLLAAALFLASCGGGSQDPQAELAKLKAAQADTQAKIAALEAKAGPADPKAVANAAVPVSVIKVAPQDFAGYLEVQGRVDFDQNATVGARAAGTLTSVRVQRGDHVSKGQVLATVDAGVLDANIAELRTRLDLTKTIYDKQASLWKQQIGTEVQYLQAKSNYEALQRNLASLNQQKALYNVVAPYAGTVDNVLPKLGETVSPGMAVVQLNSGQGGKVLVDISEAYAGSIKAGDKALVTLPDLGGEEIASTVRTVSRSISATSRTFTAELRLPAGQASRLRPNMVASVRIQNYGKANATVLPVDLIQKDEQNSYVLVVAREGGKPVAQKRVIKTGEAYNGQQEVISGLKPGDEVISAGYQNLNDGQVVKVG; this is translated from the coding sequence ATGTATTCCAACCCCGCTCGTTACTCCCTGCTGGCCGCCGCGCTCTTTCTCGCCTCGTGCGGGGGCGGCAGCCAAGACCCCCAGGCCGAACTCGCCAAGCTCAAAGCCGCGCAGGCCGACACCCAGGCCAAAATTGCCGCCCTCGAAGCCAAGGCCGGCCCGGCCGACCCGAAGGCCGTCGCCAACGCCGCCGTGCCCGTTTCGGTCATCAAGGTGGCACCGCAGGACTTCGCCGGCTACCTCGAAGTGCAGGGCCGGGTCGATTTTGACCAGAACGCGACCGTGGGCGCCCGGGCGGCCGGCACGCTCACCAGCGTGCGGGTGCAGCGCGGCGACCACGTGAGCAAAGGCCAGGTGCTGGCTACGGTAGACGCCGGCGTACTCGATGCCAACATTGCCGAGCTGCGCACCCGCCTGGACCTGACCAAAACCATCTACGACAAGCAAGCCAGCTTGTGGAAGCAGCAAATCGGCACCGAAGTGCAGTATTTGCAAGCCAAAAGCAACTACGAGGCCCTGCAGCGCAACCTCGCCAGCCTCAACCAGCAAAAAGCGCTCTACAACGTGGTGGCGCCCTACGCCGGCACCGTGGATAACGTGCTGCCCAAGCTGGGCGAAACGGTGTCGCCGGGCATGGCCGTGGTGCAACTCAACAGCGGGCAGGGCGGCAAAGTCCTGGTTGACATCTCGGAAGCCTACGCCGGCAGCATCAAGGCCGGGGACAAGGCCCTGGTGACGCTGCCCGACCTGGGCGGCGAGGAAATTGCCAGCACCGTGCGCACCGTGAGCCGCAGCATTTCGGCCACCAGCCGCACCTTCACCGCCGAGCTGCGCCTGCCCGCCGGCCAGGCCTCCCGCCTGCGGCCCAACATGGTGGCCAGCGTGCGCATCCAGAACTACGGCAAGGCAAACGCCACCGTGCTGCCCGTGGATTTGATTCAGAAAGACGAGCAGAACAGCTACGTGCTGGTGGTGGCCCGCGAGGGGGGCAAGCCCGTCGCGCAGAAGCGCGTCATCAAAACCGGCGAGGCCTACAACGGCCAGCAGGAAGTCATCAGCGGCCTGAAGCCGGGGGATGAGGTGATTTCGGCCGGGTACCAGAATTTGAATGATGGCCAGGTGGTGAAAGTCGGTTAG